Part of the bacterium genome is shown below.
GGCTTTTCTGCTTATCTATTACTTTCTGCATATAGGTAAGATATTTTTTTCTATCCACCTGCGCGCGTGATGACCAAACGGCAGGACCTTTGGAAGTATTGAGCACCTTGAAATGTATGCCGGACACATCCGTTGCCTTAGCCATTTCACCGCCGAGAGCGTCAATTTCTTTAACGAGTTGTCCTTTTCCGATACCGCCCACTGCAGGATTACACGACAAAAAACCAATCATATTCTTATGCAAAGTGATGAGGAGCGTCTTAGAGTCCATACGGGCAGATGCTAAGGCTGCTTCACATCCGGCGTGACCGCCACCGACGACAACTACATCGTAATTCTTGTTTGGCATAAGGGGTATTCTATCACTTTCGGAAAGGGTAACGGTAACGAAGCTCCGATGGAGTCCGACACTATGTGTCGTTTCATACGGAGTCGTCGGACCCGTATCGATAAGGTAACGTTATAAAGACGATCTTCCCCCTATGTCTTTCTAAACAGGCATAAGAAGCCTTGGATTACAAATTACTCAGCTGGTTGAGTAATTTGTTGACAATGTCACCGATAACCAAATCGGCATTATTGCGACAGGTTTTTGGACTTTGTCTTGCCCATCCTGCAGAGATTATGAGTTATCAGAAAATGATAGGGTAATTACAAGATGCAGGCAATACAACTACTATTGCTTTTTATCTTAAATTGCTATCAAAAGCATTCCTTCTTGCTCCATTAGAAAAATATAGTGGAAGTAAAATCAGACAAAGAGGTTCTATCCCCAAAATACTTGCGTTAGATAACGCTTTGATTTCCGCCACTATAGGACAAGATTTTAAGACAACAAAAGACAATAGGGTGCTATGGGGAAGAATGGTAGAAAATGCAGTTGGAGCTAAACTTTACCCAATAGTTCAAGAACTTGGGGGAAAGCTTTTATATTGGAGGGATAGAAATGATGAAATCGATTATGTTATTCATATCGGACAAAAACTAATCGCTATAGAAGTAAAATCAGGAGCACCTGAAAAAGCGCCAGCATCCTTGAATTTATTTTCTAGACGCTACAAAGAAGCGAAAAAAGTAATCATTTCACAACCGAAAATTACTGAAAAGACGGAACATAATAAAACGAAAGAAGATATCAAACATCTAACCCTTGAAGATTTTTTCTCCAATCCTGCTAAAAGTATAGAATTGTAAGCAATACCTAAATCCTATAACAAAAAATTTTCCACTGCAGCTGTAAGCAAAAAATAACGCATCTTAAAAGGATGTAATATTTTCTAACAATGACTTGACAAATTATCTTACATATTCTATGCTTTGAATAGTCCTAAAAAAGGAGGGTAAAAGATGGATAGTTTCTATAAGAGATTATCAAAAAAGATTAAGGTTATGAGAGAAGAAAAAGATTTTTCTCAAGAAACTCTTGCTGAAAAGATGGGTATCAGCAGGGTAGCGATTTCTCAAATA
Proteins encoded:
- a CDS encoding DUF4143 domain-containing protein, translating into MLSKAFLLAPLEKYSGSKIRQRGSIPKILALDNALISATIGQDFKTTKDNRVLWGRMVENAVGAKLYPIVQELGGKLLYWRDRNDEIDYVIHIGQKLIAIEVKSGAPEKAPASLNLFSRRYKEAKKVIISQPKITEKTEHNKTKEDIKHLTLEDFFSNPAKSIEL